A segment of the Arachis hypogaea cultivar Tifrunner chromosome 5, arahy.Tifrunner.gnm2.J5K5, whole genome shotgun sequence genome:
aatatatatatatatatatatatatatatatatatatatatatatatatatatatatatatatattcatcatAATGGATGAACAATAATCATTCAAAGATAATGACAATTAAAGTGATGATATATATTTCTAGGAGTATGTTGGTTTGTCCAACTTAAAAGTGgtatttgtaaaattattaagGTTGATAAACATGTATTAGTTATATACTAATGAATTGGGATTAGAGATTGATTTAACAATTGATTTGCACTGCTGGTAGCTAATACTCACGTAtagatgaaatttttgaaaagatgggATTAGGGACCGTATAGCAACAAAGAATTCTCCAGttactatatatattaaataGTAGTGACCAAAAAAGCAATTGGAATTGTGGTTGCTAATTAGCGATTGATACATTGATAACAAATTAGCTATTGATTCATTATTAATACACTCTTCATTTTACTTTCTTTCTTTGATGTAGAACTAACTTTATGTACTCTTCGTACTTATAACATTATTAACACACTTAACCAATAAAAAAATGTAAGCAATCTTATactattagatataatctcataccattaaaaacactaataataactaattaatgactACAAATTATTTTCGTATTATATTAGTTTTTGAATTGgtcatttttatttataaattaatctcTATATAGTAATGACTTAGTTGTTAATTCGAATTAGCAACCAAATGGCACCCATCCTTTTCGGTCCTCAAATGGTTTGCGATTTCGTAGATATTTTGTAgcgtaattattttaaatataatttataaaatattatttatatattaaaattaatttatgtataaatatatgtatatgtgtgtaatttaatttatttttaatttatattttatattttaaattgataactaatttttataactaattttaatgtatagtttagtataattgtataatttattatatgtatataaaaattctTATTTACATGTGGAATATTTTTGTCTTATACTTTATTTCCCTCATTTCACATATTCTGATTAATTAAGTATTATACATACACAAAGTGTTTACATTATAGAATGCATGTAATTTGAACTCTTATTATCAACACATGGAAATATTAAAGATGTATAAAATAAACCACCACCATATTTTACAAAAGGGcagtgaaataaaaataaaaaggaaacacCAAAATCATATATTGAGTTTGAGCTGAAATCAAACACTATATACAACATAAGCACACATATATACAAGGCATCACCTCTTCCCCCCTTGGAAAAAAAACACCCTACTAGCTACAtcaaaattacttaataattaaGTCACGTGATGCTGTGGTTGCACTGATATCCCCCAGTCACGTGATACTTTCCTTTGACAAAGCAGTGAAAACACGTACAGGAGGCGGGTGTATATGTAAATAAGTAAATTAtaggaagatttttttttttccatacgTGAAAATAGGAATATTATTTGTACGCTAATATTATTATCGGACACAAGAACATATATTATACAGAATAGAAACACACAATATTTGACATTACTCAATAAATAAAGTCAATATATTGTGTTTCTTAGTGTCCAAATAAcgtacaaataatatatatatatatatatatatatatatatatatatatatatatatatatatatatatatatatatatatatatattatcggtCCCAAGAGTAATAATAAGGAGAATTTGTGTGTTGTGAGTGAAGATTCTTATAAAACCTTTTAATAAACTCTTCAGCTTTAATATCAATTTTGCCACCATCGTCATCATCAAAATCTTCTTCGTCTTTGAGAGGAAAAGGGGAATCAGTGATCCTCAACTGCTTAGGGCTTTTTCCAAACCCTGGCAATGGCATCAATGGCGAATCCATCATCATCTCACAGTTGCTATTGTTGTTGTTATCTTTTAGCATCTCAAGAACCTTACATAGGGTTGAAACGTCTTCGTGGTGGTGGCAGCGATGGTGGCGACGGCTGTGGTAATTAAAGGCAGGGCTACTGGTGCAGCTGAATTGGTATTCGCGAGGGTAGAAGGAGAGGTTTTTGTTGTTGCGGAAGGAGGAACGGTGGCGCGTGAAGGCGGCGGCGTAGTGGTGGTGGAGAGTAAGAGTGGTGGAGATTGCGTTGCTGGCTGCTATCTTTCCGCGCTTGAGCAAGAGATTGAACTCGGAAATGAGTTTGCTCTTTGATATACCTTTTCTTAACATGACCATAACTATTCTTAGAATGTTCAAGAGCTTCTTTGCCACCATTGGTGCTGCCCTTGCTTCAATTTCCATGATGgatgtgttgttttcttggtttgtttaaagagagaaagagaaaaagtatatgtatgtatatgtgtgATCCAGTGAGGGTGTGATGAGTGAATTGGAATTGGTGTGTTTTGGTTTGTGAAATGAGGGAATGGGGGATGATATGGTATTTAAAGGGATCCAAGAGATCTTATTGTAATTAAATtccttaaattaattaattaagggcAAGACTAATAAAGTCCCACCTCGTATAATAGCGCGTGAGGAAACGTTTTATGTAGGGTTACATATTTTTTTGACAagatttttcatattaaataatagataatactacaaaaaaaaaaaaaaacacaaataattCAAACTTGTCCTAGTTtattaatatttgtttattatagagtgcattaaataaaatcaaaactaATAAAGTTTAGTAGTTTTTGGCTAAATACTTTTTGGGAGactttttgttaaataattattataagttTTACAATTACACCTTTGTAAATGATAATTGAAAAAAGGTTTGCTTTAGTAGAAGTTTATCCTATAGCTAGTAAGACAAATCAACTTTGGAATATATACAAAAAGTATTAGTACATATTGagaaattgttattttttattcttttagcaAAAAATAATTGGAatgtaaaaagatatatatagtgtgaaaaatagaattactattatttgttattttttttcaatgcatatgagtaaggtattgaatgcaagaatatgtgctcaattatcttttttccattttcacaaaaatatacaatatCCAATTTCCAGACCAAATATTTTTAAacccaacttctccacacttaaatcatgaacactctcactcatctaagctaaccaagaatttaaattagggacatttattgtttttcttttagagctagtgatgagctaaagtaaagaataaatagGGTTAAAAAGGCACaatattggtttgcaaaggataatgaaagggtaagggcATATGTGTATGTGAGCTATAGCGAAACAAgagcctcaatcacataaatgtatgcatatatcaaacaatgaaaatatagaatcaagcaagacaaagatcacacttttagagagaacaatacacaccaaaataaaatattggttgataagatgcaaccaatcaattaaGTTCAAAATCTCTGATttttgtgtgtttgagctctaacccatgttccaaaataaatttcttcaggcaagttcaacaaaaattctaatttgaattagtgaagtactctaaaatagtttcttggaaaagaaatcattacttcaaccaagtagtacatacatgcaagcaactaactacacatgcaatctattatgcaatgtaACAACTAATTAACAAAGAAGAGTGAGaattggtgttgaagaaggaaatacttacccatggaagtcggtatcaacctccccacactaaaAGATTGCACCGTTTtcagtgcatgcaaagatgtgtaagtagatgggttgctacaactgatgcgctttctccaaagattgtgcggcGGGACTTGTTGTTtgcccatttagaagctttttccttccctttttggtgaccatcctaaaagaagagaaaaaagaagaagaataacccacaaacaaagatatgcaaacaaataaaacataggtgggttaatgccaaataataatgaggttctcaactacatggtagcatgcaagtgagaaaacaatataagaaaATGGCATATCagctaacacttgatgcaagagtaaagtcaaagcataggtAAATGAAAAGAATACTCAGAAACATCAAGGTAAAACAAGAAATGACAcagacaagattagtgataagcatgagagcatttggtcctATCCTAACTCATTGGTAACGAAGcataaaaacaaagaataatgagtCGGAAGGGATGAAAGCACTAATCATGTGTGTGGGGCAAAAACTTCCATTAATGCTAAACAAGTaacgaagcaccaaaataatttaagaaattttcaaaagttgagtagaaaatttaacaccaatagtAAAATAGGACACATAaggaggaaaataaaaataagttacaaaagaaaagttaaaatgcaatgaatgaaagtatgcaaatgcaataaacaaaagagaataaagagaataaggatgagaagttaaagaaatgaagaagaagaaagtaagaaaggaagaagaaagaaggagaaaggaaagaagaaagaagaaagaagaaagaaataggagAAGAGAAACGACGTGTAAGCGTCGTCCACGTGTACGTGTGGATAGCAGGGTGAGAgaacgacgcgtaagcgtcgctcacgcgtacgcgtaaaagGACGAAATggatgggtgacgcgtacgcgtggggtgggTTGTGCGGCAAGCACCCCGCTCGCACAGTTCCAGACTAACTCTCGGAAAAATGTACTAGAGAGCAACATTCaatatgacgcgtgcgcatcggcgacgcgcacgcgtgagcttcctatttttttttttaataaactaacAAGCTACCAAAGTAAAGCTAAACTTTATTAAATAAGTAAAACCACAACATAACTAAATAAacctaactaaaaataaaaatgcaacttattaccaatataaataaaagagaaaatagaaagaatttaccatggtggcgTGTCTCCCACTtagtacttttagttaaagtccttaagttggacattcggtaagctccttgttatggtgacttgtgcttgaactcatcttgaaatttccataaaatattttacactattaatacattaaaattaaactctaaaatgAATTTActaacgcttggacttccaatacgctccaacatttccaagtgaattcaccaagttttgatgaagttcttcacaagttttgagctcccaa
Coding sequences within it:
- the LOC112803804 gene encoding uncharacterized protein, translating into MEIEARAAPMVAKKLLNILRIVMVMLRKGISKSKLISEFNLLLKRGKIAASNAISTTLTLHHHYAAAFTRHRSSFRNNKNLSFYPREYQFSCTSSPAFNYHSRRHHRCHHHEDVSTLCKVLEMLKDNNNNSNCEMMMDSPLMPLPGFGKSPKQLRITDSPFPLKDEEDFDDDDGGKIDIKAEEFIKRFYKNLHSQHTNSPYYYSWDR